The stretch of DNA CACCTGAGGATACAAGCATCTCAAAGAGACGCATCGCTACCACAAAACCTGCTATTTTTGGCACAACTGACATATATCCTGCTAGAGGTGCTGAACTTCCCTCATAAACATCAGGTGTCCATGTATGCCATGGTACCAATGAAAGTTTAAAGCCCAATGCGCCTAGCATAAATACGGTTGCCGCAAGAACACCTACAAGAGGCTCAAACTCTCTTTGCATTAAGATTTTTCCAATTTGATTGATCTCAACACTGCCGGTAAGTGCATAAAAAATCAGTGCTGAAACACCGTAAAAACTTGCGGCTAATGCTCCCATTGTAAAATATTTAATGGCTGCTTCAAACGCTTTCGCACGATTGTGCATTGCAATGAGCGTGTAAAGGGCAAGACTTGAAGTTTCAAGACCAATAAAGATCATAATTAAATTGTCACTAGAAACCATAAATTGAAAGCCCACAATCATAAACATAAAGAGTGCATAAAACTCTGCCATTCTAAATTCTCTAAAATGTCGATGACTGAGTGAGAGTGGTAAGAAAAATGCCGAAGCTACTAGAATAATCACTTGTGCAATAATGGAAATGCCATCAAGCAACAATACATCAAAAAATCCATGTGATGGACCATTAAAGCCAACAACAGCACCAAAATCTAAGATAATAAAAAGGACTGTAATCATCGTTAAAAAACTACGATTCAATCCTTTGACTGCCAAATCAGCACAAATAACAGCCAATGCTCCTAGCACTAAAATCGCCATAGGAAGGAGTGCAGGTAGATTGAGGCTTATGACGTCAATCGAAATAGGCTCTAACATTAGTGTGTTCCTCCTATGCTATTCGCTTTAATAATAACCTCTTTAGTTGTCTGTTCAACCGCTTTTTGATCCATCAAGACAAGCATTTTTTGAACGCTCATATCAATGACACTTAAAACGGGTTTTGGATAGATTCCTAAAATAGCGACCAACGCCACGAGAGGAATCAGTGCAGTGAGTTCTTGAGCATTCAAATCTTTAAGTGTTTTATTCTCAGCATGAACGACTTCACCAAAAAATGATTTTTTGTAAAGTACCAACATATAAACCGCTCCCAAGATGATACCTGTTCCTGCAAACAATGTCATCACCCAGCTAATGCGGTAAAAACCTGCTAAAGACAAAAACTCTCCAACAAATCCTATGGTCAAAGGAAGTCCAACAGAAGCCATCAGCATGATGCCATACACCGTAGCAAAGTTTGGCATAACGGATGCCAAGCCTCCAAAATCGCGCATCAGCTTGGTGTGACGTCGATCGTAAATGACACCCACTAACATAAACAGAGCACCACTCACAATACCATGACTCAGCATGAGAAAAATTGAACCCGTAATGCCCTCAGCGTTCATGGCAAACGTTCCTAAGATGACAATACCCATGTGCGAGATTGAACTGTAGGCAATGACTTGTTTCATATCTTCTTGAGCATACGCTATCATCGCCGCATAAATCACCATAATGATACAGATGGTTGCAACGGGAATGAGAAAATAAACCGAAGCATCAGGGAAAAGGGGGAGTGAAAAACGCACAAAACCGTAACTTCCCATCTTTAAAAGAACTGCTGCTAGGATGATAGAGCCAATGGTAGGTGCTTGACCATGCGCATAAGGAAGCCATGTATGAAATGGGAACATTGGCACTTTAATAGCAAAGGCTAAGAAGAATGCTCCAAAGAGCCATAGTTGTGTTTCAAATGGAATTTGCAATAAGTACCAATCAGGTAATGAAAAACTCCAAATTCCTGTCGCTTCATGGTATAAAAAGCCCATATACAAGATACCCACTAACATAAGCACAGAACCTGCAAATGTATAGAGGAAAAATTTGATGGATGCGTACATACGGTTCGCACTTCCCCATGCGCCAATAATATAAAGCATTGGCACTAAAGAAAGCTCCCAAAACGCGTAGAACCAGATAACATCTAAAATTAAGAAAACGCCTACCATGGTCATCTCTAAGAAAAGAACCGAGATAATCAAATTTTTAATCTCATTTTTAATACTAAGAGCAATAAACGCAATCATCGTAATAAATGTCGATAAGATCACTAAGAAAAGAGAGATACCGTCTACTCCAAGATAATAGCTTAAACCATAACTTGGCATAAAAGGCAAATACTCAACAAACTGATAACCCGCATTGGAGCCATCAAAGCCAATCCATAAAATAATGGAGAGGAAAAATTCAATAGCGCTGACGCTAATGCCATACGCTCTTATACTCTCTTTGGTAACCAAAAATCCTAAAAGTCCTGCCATTGCTGGGAAGAATACAAGAAGTGATAAAATATGTTCCATGTCCTACTCCCTACACCATTGGTCTATAAAAAATTGCGAGTGCAAGTAAGACTATCATACCTACAATCATCCATCTGAGCATGTCGGAGAGATTTCCACTTTGCATCTTTCTGGCACTTTGCCCTGTCGAATAAACTACTTTAGCAATTAAATCCACTGTAAAATCCACAATTTTAGTATCTATTTTTAACCATGCAAACGTTGCCAAGGCACTAAAAGGACGCATAATATAAAGTTCATACAATTTTGGAATATAGTATTGATTACTTAACAATTTGTAGCCTGCACTCTCTTCCCATGACTTTGGAAAACCACCGCGCTTGTACATAAAAATAGCAAATGCTATACCACTTACCGCAATGCCTAGTGTTCCTGCGATCAAAAGTACTTCAGTCCCATGTGCAATATGAATTTCATACTCTGCCAATAGACGCGTTACAAAACCCTCAAAAGTATGCTCTAAAAATCCTGCAACGACAGCTAAAAGTCCCAATGGAAGCAGTGCATAAATGACAAACGGTTGTGCCTCATGTGGGTGTAAACCATGCTTCACATACTCTTTTTCACCAAAGAATACGAGCATCACCAAACGGAAGCTGTAAAATGCGGTCAAACCTGCACCGATAAAGAGCGCAAACCAAAGAAAATAGGCACCCTCATTAAAGGCAACTTCTAAGATTTTATCTTTGGAGAAAAAGCCCGCAAAAGGATAAATACCTGCTAATGCCACCGAAGCCACGCTCATCAAAATAGCGGTTGCTTTCATCGATCCATAAAGTCCACCCATCTTTTTGATGTTAAGTTCATCGTGCATCGCATGCATAACGTTACCTGCACCCAAAAAGAGTAATGATTTAAAGAAAGCGTGTGTCATCAAGTGGAAAAGTGCTATCCAGTAAGCGCCTAGTCCTGCGGCTACAAACATATAACCCAGTTGCGAAAGCGTTGAGTAGGCGATAATGCGTTTAAGGTCGTTATTGACCAGTGCCATCGAAGCGGCAAAGACGGCAACAAAAGCGCCTAAGGAAGCGATAGCAAACCCAACTTCTGGGATAAGCGTGTAAAGTGCTCCACAGCGAATCACAAGGTAAACACCTGCTGTTACCATGGTTGCGGCATGAATAAGAGCTGAAACAGGTGTTGGTCCTTCCATCGCATCAGCTAGCCATGTATGAAGGGGGAACTGTGCTGATTTACCCATCGCACCAATAAATAAAAACATGCCAATGGTTGCCAAGAGCGTCACATCCATTGATTTCACACTTGCAAAGACTTCATCATATTGAAATGATCCAACATTCCAATAAATAAGAAATAGTCCCATAAGCATGCCAAGGTCGGCAATTCTATTCATAATAAACGCTTCATTCGCTGCCCATGAAGCAGAGTGCTTGTGGTACCAAAAACCAATGAGCAACCATGAACAAAGTCCCACACCTTCCCATCCAATGAAAAGACCGACAAAATTATCACTCATCACCAAAATCATCATGGAAAAAACGAAGGCGGAGAGGTAAGAGAAGAAACGGTTAAAACTCTTATCATGATCCATATAGCCAATAGAATAGATATGAACAATCGTCGAAACAAGCGTGACTGTTACCATCATAATAACCGAAACCTCATCAACCACAAAGCCAAAAGGAATCTCCAAATTGCCCGCGGCAATCCAATCCATCATCGTTACATGTAAAGGGCCGTATGTATTGACATCTATCAACAAAATAAATGATGCAATCATAGAGAACGCAATAAGCATCGAAGCAATAATACCTGTGAAAAGCATCTTAGGGCGTGCTGCAAAAAAGGCAACAAACAAAGAGCTTACTAGGGGTGCAAAGAGTGCTGTGTAAAGATATTTTTCCATTGCCTTACCCTTTCATCATTTGAAGGTTATTAAGATCAACAGAACCATTTCGCTTGTACCATAAAATGAGAAGTCCAAGACCAACAGCTACTTCACTTGCAGCGACGGCTATAATGAAAAAGGCAAACATTTGCCCTGTGAGATCTCCATAATATTTTGAAACCGCTACAAAGCCAATATTAATGGCATTGAGCAAAATTTCTGTTGAGAAAAAAAGCATCAAAAGGTTCGTTCGTCGCATGACACCTACAAGTCCTATGGAAAATAAAATACCCGCTAATACAAGGTAATGTGTTAAGGTGATCATTCTCCCTCCTTTGCATCTAATTCATCATCTTCAAGGTTTAAATACTCATCCATTCGTTTACTCGCAAGTACAATGCCAGAAATCATCGCTACTAAGAGCATAATAGCGGCCAATTCAAACGGAACTAAGTATTTGGTAAAGAGAACAATTCCAATCATCTGAATATTGCCTACGTTATCCATAACTGGATACATCGCTTGAATATTTTCAGAAGCCAAGGGTACACATAAAATGGCTACAACTAAAATAGCGCTTATGATCGAAAGCGTATAGGCAATCTTTTTAGAGCGCATCTTCTCACTGACATCGCGTGTCGTGTCAAAGAACATCATACCAAATGCGTAAAGCGCCATAATCGCGCCCGAATAAACAACGATCTGAACAACGCCTAAGAACTCCGCATCTAGAATAAAGAAGAAGCCAGAGACAAAGATCATTCCACCCGCTAGTGCGCTCATCGCATAGAGTGCATTACGACTCAGAACCACTATCCCAAACATGCCGATGGTGAGTGCGGCAAAAACGTAAAATGCTATAATTTCGTACATCTCTTCCTCAATACGCTAATGGTGTCTGTTTCACATTTTCATCGGCATT from Sulfurospirillum oryzae encodes:
- the nuoN gene encoding NADH-quinone oxidoreductase subunit NuoN, whose product is MLEPISIDVISLNLPALLPMAILVLGALAVICADLAVKGLNRSFLTMITVLFIILDFGAVVGFNGPSHGFFDVLLLDGISIIAQVIILVASAFFLPLSLSHRHFREFRMAEFYALFMFMIVGFQFMVSSDNLIMIFIGLETSSLALYTLIAMHNRAKAFEAAIKYFTMGALAASFYGVSALIFYALTGSVEINQIGKILMQREFEPLVGVLAATVFMLGALGFKLSLVPWHTWTPDVYEGSSAPLAGYMSVVPKIAGFVVAMRLFEMLVSSGVVWLEQILYILVVLTMTLSNLIALVQEDVKRMLAFSSISHAGFMMAAILIGTTQSNSALFFYWTLFMFTNLGAFTMLWIVRHRKNLWDERYQHPFSKFSGLVKIMPTTATIMGIFMFALAGMPPFSVFFGKFYLISAAINSNYVSLAIIIAINSAIAVYYYMKLVIFMFLKEPVTADARLYATNASTPLKVIVGFAAIITMFAIVFVEPLLTIITKYVAASGF
- a CDS encoding NADH-quinone oxidoreductase subunit M; the encoded protein is MEHILSLLVFFPAMAGLLGFLVTKESIRAYGISVSAIEFFLSIILWIGFDGSNAGYQFVEYLPFMPSYGLSYYLGVDGISLFLVILSTFITMIAFIALSIKNEIKNLIISVLFLEMTMVGVFLILDVIWFYAFWELSLVPMLYIIGAWGSANRMYASIKFFLYTFAGSVLMLVGILYMGFLYHEATGIWSFSLPDWYLLQIPFETQLWLFGAFFLAFAIKVPMFPFHTWLPYAHGQAPTIGSIILAAVLLKMGSYGFVRFSLPLFPDASVYFLIPVATICIIMVIYAAMIAYAQEDMKQVIAYSSISHMGIVILGTFAMNAEGITGSIFLMLSHGIVSGALFMLVGVIYDRRHTKLMRDFGGLASVMPNFATVYGIMLMASVGLPLTIGFVGEFLSLAGFYRISWVMTLFAGTGIILGAVYMLVLYKKSFFGEVVHAENKTLKDLNAQELTALIPLVALVAILGIYPKPVLSVIDMSVQKMLVLMDQKAVEQTTKEVIIKANSIGGTH
- the nuoL gene encoding NADH-quinone oxidoreductase subunit L encodes the protein MEKYLYTALFAPLVSSLFVAFFAARPKMLFTGIIASMLIAFSMIASFILLIDVNTYGPLHVTMMDWIAAGNLEIPFGFVVDEVSVIMMVTVTLVSTIVHIYSIGYMDHDKSFNRFFSYLSAFVFSMMILVMSDNFVGLFIGWEGVGLCSWLLIGFWYHKHSASWAANEAFIMNRIADLGMLMGLFLIYWNVGSFQYDEVFASVKSMDVTLLATIGMFLFIGAMGKSAQFPLHTWLADAMEGPTPVSALIHAATMVTAGVYLVIRCGALYTLIPEVGFAIASLGAFVAVFAASMALVNNDLKRIIAYSTLSQLGYMFVAAGLGAYWIALFHLMTHAFFKSLLFLGAGNVMHAMHDELNIKKMGGLYGSMKATAILMSVASVALAGIYPFAGFFSKDKILEVAFNEGAYFLWFALFIGAGLTAFYSFRLVMLVFFGEKEYVKHGLHPHEAQPFVIYALLPLGLLAVVAGFLEHTFEGFVTRLLAEYEIHIAHGTEVLLIAGTLGIAVSGIAFAIFMYKRGGFPKSWEESAGYKLLSNQYYIPKLYELYIMRPFSALATFAWLKIDTKIVDFTVDLIAKVVYSTGQSARKMQSGNLSDMLRWMIVGMIVLLALAIFYRPMV
- the nuoK gene encoding NADH-quinone oxidoreductase subunit NuoK codes for the protein MITLTHYLVLAGILFSIGLVGVMRRTNLLMLFFSTEILLNAINIGFVAVSKYYGDLTGQMFAFFIIAVAASEVAVGLGLLILWYKRNGSVDLNNLQMMKG
- a CDS encoding NADH-quinone oxidoreductase subunit J, translating into MYEIIAFYVFAALTIGMFGIVVLSRNALYAMSALAGGMIFVSGFFFILDAEFLGVVQIVVYSGAIMALYAFGMMFFDTTRDVSEKMRSKKIAYTLSIISAILVVAILCVPLASENIQAMYPVMDNVGNIQMIGIVLFTKYLVPFELAAIMLLVAMISGIVLASKRMDEYLNLEDDELDAKEGE